In one Flavobacteriales bacterium genomic region, the following are encoded:
- a CDS encoding phosphoribosylaminoimidazolesuccinocarboxamide synthase: MRSDLRHPLITNVYRGKVRDVYTLSDGRIILVASDRISAFDVVLPRGIPFKGQVLSQLSWHMLQATRHVAPNWAEASPDPNVVIGAACSTVKVEMVVRGYLAGHAWRTYQSGIRTLCGATLPEGMKENDRFPTPIITPSTKADVGHDEDITPAEILARGLCTPQEWDTMQRYALALFAEGSRIAAERGLLLVDTKYEFGRTPDGRILLIDEVHTPDSSRYFYADGYAERQARGERQKQLSKEFVREWLIAGGFMGKEGQQVPPMDDAFVHSVTERYVELFERITGQAFHPAPTEAINARVQRAVGEYLG; the protein is encoded by the coding sequence ATCATCCTGGTGGCCAGCGACCGCATCAGCGCCTTCGATGTGGTGCTGCCGCGCGGCATCCCATTCAAGGGCCAGGTGCTCAGCCAGCTCAGCTGGCACATGCTCCAGGCCACCCGCCACGTGGCGCCCAACTGGGCCGAGGCCTCGCCCGACCCCAACGTGGTCATCGGGGCCGCCTGCAGCACGGTGAAGGTGGAGATGGTGGTACGCGGCTACCTCGCCGGCCACGCCTGGCGCACCTACCAGAGCGGCATCCGCACCCTTTGCGGCGCAACCTTGCCCGAAGGGATGAAGGAGAACGACCGCTTCCCCACGCCCATCATCACCCCCAGCACCAAGGCCGATGTGGGGCACGATGAGGACATCACCCCCGCCGAGATCCTGGCGCGCGGCCTCTGCACACCGCAGGAGTGGGACACCATGCAGCGCTACGCCCTGGCGCTCTTCGCCGAGGGCAGCCGCATCGCCGCCGAGCGCGGCCTGCTGCTGGTGGACACCAAGTACGAGTTCGGCCGCACCCCCGATGGGCGCATCCTGCTCATCGACGAGGTGCACACGCCCGACAGCTCCCGTTACTTCTACGCCGACGGCTATGCCGAGCGCCAGGCCCGCGGCGAACGCCAGAAGCAGCTCAGCAAAGAGTTCGTGCGCGAATGGCTCATTGCCGGCGGCTTCATGGGCAAGGAAGGCCAGCAGGTGCCGCCCATGGACGATGCCTTCGTGCACAGCGTCACCGAACGCTACGTGGAGCTCTTCGAACGCATCACCGGCCAGGCTTTCCACCCCGCACCCACCGAGGCCATCAATGCCCGGGTGCAACGGGCAGTGGGGGAGTACTTGGGATAG